The Procambarus clarkii isolate CNS0578487 chromosome 91, FALCON_Pclarkii_2.0, whole genome shotgun sequence genome includes a region encoding these proteins:
- the LOC123774051 gene encoding uncharacterized protein isoform X3 — translation MPPGPRDASMLKHMLTVAGRQAHGAGPGRGNTHATDTLEGRRSLGGGATQPPGGATLQQHHYQQQQQHQLHHHAVSPGTLSVKVNGAAGGRHHPALNMSSLSSSKHSVGGNSGSGSPGTTTVTRTTGLDQSRDHSHLTDLSHISHLSPIPHADLSKGTIGSKRSAGLIPRFITLTRSTGSRGALTSLGLLSLTSLLLALLALTFLVELTPLALDADSVQEVTLALAALTLSLDLSCLLICAAQFIFAIKLAKSPNGEERMSKYLRQSSVSRVCAVGGFFISVPVFLTGVILYTFIHFQSTPAILTSVFIGVGIIFCGCAMIHNVFIWQKVRCGPII, via the exons ATGCCCCCAGGCCCCCGGGACGCCTCTATGCTCAAACACATGCTGACTGTGGCTGGAAGACAGGCACACGGGGCCGGGCCGGGCAGGGGCAACACCCATGCTACTGACACACTGGAGGGGCGGCGCTCCCTCGGGGGCGGGGCCACGCAGCCACCTGGCGGGGCCactctccagcagcaccactaccagcagcagcagcagcaccagctgcaccaccacgccGTCTCCCCGGGCACCCTCAGTGTCAAGGTGAACGGGGCGGCGGGCGGGCGCCATCACCCGGCGCTCAACATGAGCTCACTCTCCTCCTCGAAGCACTCGGTGGGCGGGAACTCTGGGTCTGGGAGTCCCGGGACCACCACGGTGACGCGGACCACTGGTCTCGACCAGTCCCGGGACCACTCCCACCTCACCGACCTCTCCCAcatctcccacctctctcccatcCCCCACGCGGACCTCTCCAAGGGCACCATCGGCAGCAAGCGGTCGGCGGGGCTCATCCCTCGCTTCATCACCCTCACCAGGTCCACGGGGTCCCGGGGGGCGCTGACCTCCCTGGGGCTCCTGAGCCTCACCTCCCTCCTGCTGGCGCTCCTGGCGCTCACCTTCCTGGTGGAGCTCACGCCGCTCGCCCTCGACGCCGACAGCGTGCAGGAGGTCACGCTCGCCCTCGccgccctcacactctccctcgacCTCAGCTGCCTTCTCATATGCGCCGCTCAGTTCATCTTCGCCATCAAGCTCGCCAAGTCTCCCAACGGCGAGGAAAG AATGAGCAAGTACTTGCGCCAGTCCTCGGTGTCCAGAGTATGTGCTGTGGGAGGCTTCTTCATTTCAGTACCTGTATTTCTCACAG GTGTTATTTTGTACACATTCATCCATTTCCAATCAACACCTGCCATCCTGACCTCTGTGTTCATCGGGGTGGGCATCATCTTCTGTGGCTGTGCTATGATTCATAATGTTTTTATTTGGCAAAAG GTGAGGTGTGGTCCGATTATATA
- the LOC123774051 gene encoding uncharacterized protein isoform X2 — translation MPPGPRDASMLKHMLTVAGRQAHGAGPGRGNTHATDTLEGRRSLGGGATQPPGGATLQQHHYQQQQQHQLHHHAVSPGTLSVKVNGAAGGRHHPALNMSSLSSSKHSVGGNSGSGSPGTTTVTRTTGLDQSRDHSHLTDLSHISHLSPIPHADLSKGTIGSKRSAGLIPRFITLTRSTGSRGALTSLGLLSLTSLLLALLALTFLVELTPLALDADSVQEVTLALAALTLSLDLSCLLICAAQFIFAIKLAKSPNGEERMSKYLRQSSVSRVCAVGGFFISVPVFLTGVILYTFIHFQSTPAILTSVFIGVGIIFCGCAMIHNVFIWQKLTLSNLLGEVWSDYISNREVNNHLQMQLGEW, via the exons ATGCCCCCAGGCCCCCGGGACGCCTCTATGCTCAAACACATGCTGACTGTGGCTGGAAGACAGGCACACGGGGCCGGGCCGGGCAGGGGCAACACCCATGCTACTGACACACTGGAGGGGCGGCGCTCCCTCGGGGGCGGGGCCACGCAGCCACCTGGCGGGGCCactctccagcagcaccactaccagcagcagcagcagcaccagctgcaccaccacgccGTCTCCCCGGGCACCCTCAGTGTCAAGGTGAACGGGGCGGCGGGCGGGCGCCATCACCCGGCGCTCAACATGAGCTCACTCTCCTCCTCGAAGCACTCGGTGGGCGGGAACTCTGGGTCTGGGAGTCCCGGGACCACCACGGTGACGCGGACCACTGGTCTCGACCAGTCCCGGGACCACTCCCACCTCACCGACCTCTCCCAcatctcccacctctctcccatcCCCCACGCGGACCTCTCCAAGGGCACCATCGGCAGCAAGCGGTCGGCGGGGCTCATCCCTCGCTTCATCACCCTCACCAGGTCCACGGGGTCCCGGGGGGCGCTGACCTCCCTGGGGCTCCTGAGCCTCACCTCCCTCCTGCTGGCGCTCCTGGCGCTCACCTTCCTGGTGGAGCTCACGCCGCTCGCCCTCGACGCCGACAGCGTGCAGGAGGTCACGCTCGCCCTCGccgccctcacactctccctcgacCTCAGCTGCCTTCTCATATGCGCCGCTCAGTTCATCTTCGCCATCAAGCTCGCCAAGTCTCCCAACGGCGAGGAAAG AATGAGCAAGTACTTGCGCCAGTCCTCGGTGTCCAGAGTATGTGCTGTGGGAGGCTTCTTCATTTCAGTACCTGTATTTCTCACAG GTGTTATTTTGTACACATTCATCCATTTCCAATCAACACCTGCCATCCTGACCTCTGTGTTCATCGGGGTGGGCATCATCTTCTGTGGCTGTGCTATGATTCATAATGTTTTTATTTGGCAAAAG TTAACACTTTCCAACCTATTAGGTGAGGTGTGGTCCGATTATATA